A single window of Bdellovibrionales bacterium DNA harbors:
- a CDS encoding ABC-2 family transporter protein: protein MRGTLSYLWALMMANMKSHGAQLRRLFVMSFFMMIQNTMFFIIWILFFQSVSDLKGWQLPDYMRLIGIFASSFGFCMFFFYGVRNIAYWIQDGSLDAYITRPRAVLPAVLMSASSPASLGDILYGPILWLTLGGMPLSSLPWFLVLAMMSATLLLSVLIIMYSLSFWLKGSPRFPDQLFEMLLIFTGNILHGQPFALKAVAFTIIPAGFITYIPVQLTREFDATLCALLIGAMIFYGVLAVIVFNAGVRRYVRGAV, encoded by the coding sequence ATGAGGGGGACTCTTTCCTATCTTTGGGCGCTGATGATGGCAAACATGAAAAGCCATGGCGCGCAGCTTAGACGCTTGTTCGTCATGTCATTTTTCATGATGATCCAGAACACGATGTTTTTTATCATCTGGATCCTTTTTTTCCAATCGGTCAGCGATCTTAAAGGTTGGCAATTGCCCGATTATATGCGGCTTATCGGAATTTTTGCCTCTTCCTTTGGCTTTTGCATGTTTTTCTTTTACGGCGTGCGGAACATCGCCTACTGGATACAGGATGGATCGCTGGACGCTTATATCACGCGACCTCGTGCGGTTTTGCCTGCCGTGCTTATGAGCGCCTCATCGCCAGCCAGTTTGGGCGACATTTTGTACGGCCCTATTTTGTGGCTAACACTGGGGGGGATGCCTCTATCAAGCTTGCCGTGGTTTCTGGTGCTGGCGATGATGTCCGCTACGCTTTTGCTGTCGGTTCTTATTATCATGTACTCCCTTTCATTTTGGCTAAAGGGGAGCCCGCGCTTTCCCGATCAGCTTTTTGAAATGCTTCTGATTTTTACGGGCAACATTCTTCATGGCCAGCCCTTTGCGCTTAAAGCGGTGGCCTTTACGATCATTCCCGCCGGATTCATTACCTATATTCCTGTTCAATTGACGCGGGAGTTTGACGCAACGCTTTGCGCATTGCTTATCGGCGCGATGATTTTCTATGGCGTTCTGGCTGTGATTGTTTTTAACGCGGGGGTCAGGCGTTATGTGCGCGGCGCTGTCTAA
- a CDS encoding PIG-L family deacetylase produces the protein MPDFGHHILILVPHPDDEVVACAATIGRAQALGARIYSLYLTNGCIARNALWPWQREHYRTMVARRHKEAELAAKRLKVKPLAFADRPSRYAINELPTVLEEIRYAIASHDIDQLWVPAYEGGHTDHDAINGVCSLLKQDISILEFSEYNYAGGKAHSNHFSSPNGTERLVRLTDEEKGNKQTLLNLYASERSNLGTIKTDHEVFRPLASYDYAQPPHEGKLWYARFQWVPFRHPRIDFTKPAQVSEAITALKG, from the coding sequence ATGCCTGATTTTGGTCATCACATACTGATCCTTGTCCCGCATCCCGACGATGAGGTCGTCGCCTGCGCCGCAACAATAGGCCGCGCCCAAGCCTTAGGCGCAAGGATCTATTCCCTTTATCTGACGAATGGCTGCATTGCGCGAAACGCCTTGTGGCCGTGGCAGCGAGAGCATTACCGCACGATGGTCGCGCGTCGGCACAAAGAAGCTGAGTTGGCCGCCAAACGGCTTAAGGTCAAACCGCTTGCGTTTGCGGACCGTCCCTCACGATACGCGATCAATGAGTTGCCCACTGTCCTAGAGGAAATCCGCTACGCCATCGCGTCACACGACATTGATCAACTATGGGTTCCTGCCTATGAAGGCGGCCATACCGATCATGACGCCATCAACGGCGTATGCAGCCTATTAAAACAAGACATCAGTATTCTTGAGTTCTCAGAATATAACTATGCAGGCGGGAAGGCTCATTCAAATCATTTTTCCTCCCCGAATGGAACCGAAAGACTTGTGCGCCTGACGGACGAAGAAAAAGGGAACAAACAAACCCTTTTAAACCTTTACGCCAGTGAGCGAAGCAACCTTGGCACTATCAAAACAGATCATGAGGTCTTTAGGCCGCTGGCGTCTTATGATTACGCGCAGCCGCCGCATGAAGGAAAATTATGGTACGCTCGATTCCAGTGGGTTCCTTTTCGCCATCCTCGCATTGATTTCACAAAGCCAGCGCAGGTGAGCGAAGCCATCACGGCGCTTAAGGGTTAG
- a CDS encoding glycosyltransferase yields MTSPKPSPAPLRVAALIDLPLSPMSGGHARGWENLAKAAAITDLPLDFTAYFSGETSTQELSAKARIKRLPPIFSTSRLKFLPYVPDNTDLGGYHKELAKELTDYDVIVTTDGFFCFAQTAEKVSRKKGIPLTTSFHTDTPAYARVFTQLTIERLFGQSWLARLLLNVFHLPERQEAAKINRLKKHLRACTAAFYKRDEDRAIAAGIIGDERVHIVRIGTDRDLFGPHRRDRAGVEADYAIPHDRIIVLFVGRLDEGKNIYTLIGAMENLIAEGRAVHLITAGVGPADKDLRERLGDHVTVAGQVSPEEIARLYASADVFALPSEIEIRNTASVEAIVSGLPILVSEKSGIAALCDNTPAMLVVPSGVEAWTNALRDVTGSTNTRLHMGKVARAYADTSIADWRTVLENDFYPVWKKAAEEKKKDA; encoded by the coding sequence ATGACAAGCCCCAAACCATCCCCCGCCCCCTTGCGCGTTGCCGCGCTGATTGACCTGCCCCTCTCGCCTATGTCGGGAGGCCATGCACGAGGTTGGGAAAATTTGGCTAAGGCAGCCGCTATCACAGACCTCCCCCTTGACTTCACCGCCTATTTTTCGGGTGAGACAAGCACGCAAGAGCTAAGCGCCAAGGCAAGGATTAAACGCCTGCCCCCGATATTTAGCACAAGCCGCCTTAAGTTTCTTCCCTACGTTCCCGATAACACAGACTTAGGGGGCTATCATAAGGAACTGGCGAAAGAGCTTACGGATTACGATGTTATCGTTACGACAGATGGCTTTTTCTGCTTCGCGCAAACGGCGGAAAAAGTAAGCCGCAAAAAAGGTATTCCCCTCACAACGTCTTTTCATACCGACACGCCCGCCTATGCGCGGGTATTTACGCAACTGACTATTGAACGTCTTTTTGGGCAAAGCTGGCTGGCGCGGTTGCTCCTCAATGTTTTTCATCTACCTGAACGGCAGGAAGCCGCCAAAATAAACCGCCTTAAAAAACATCTTCGCGCCTGCACCGCCGCTTTCTACAAACGTGACGAAGACAGAGCCATTGCGGCAGGCATTATCGGGGACGAGCGCGTTCACATTGTGCGTATCGGCACGGATCGCGACCTTTTCGGCCCTCACAGACGTGACCGCGCAGGCGTGGAGGCAGACTATGCCATCCCGCATGATCGCATCATTGTCCTCTTCGTCGGAAGGCTAGATGAGGGCAAGAACATCTACACCCTGATCGGCGCGATGGAAAACCTCATTGCCGAGGGTCGCGCCGTTCACCTTATCACGGCAGGCGTGGGCCCCGCCGATAAAGATTTGCGGGAGCGCCTTGGCGATCACGTCACAGTGGCGGGACAAGTCAGTCCTGAAGAAATCGCCCGTCTGTACGCTAGTGCTGACGTTTTTGCCCTTCCTTCTGAAATCGAAATTCGCAACACGGCTTCAGTTGAAGCCATCGTTTCAGGCCTCCCCATCCTTGTGTCGGAAAAAAGCGGCATCGCCGCCCTGTGCGATAATACACCCGCCATGCTGGTCGTGCCCAGTGGGGTTGAGGCTTGGACCAATGCCTTGCGCGACGTGACAGGCTCAACCAACACGCGCCTTCACATGGGCAAAGTCGCACGTGCTTATGCCGATACATCGATCGCGGATTGGCGCACTGTTTTAGAGAACGATTTTTACCCAGTATGGAAAAAAGCGGCGGAAGAAAAGAAAAAAGATGCCTGA
- a CDS encoding PfkB family carbohydrate kinase yields MIQNQSLFDVVGIGRSYVDVIASAPYALLNDHDIPLDTGRFFDAQQIKEIQAKLKSPQHFSGGAIPNTIAGVAALGARAGYFGNVADDDLGRTFSDDLAERKIDDLASNPLTGNLLSGTCIVLLTEGGERSFALHKGCVDHFNPADFSAFDFSSTRYLLVGGNLLSNAETADIIANALEQAATTSCKIVITVSEVRNWQGRETYANDIVARHADILVGNETEMQALFAITGEITDPEKIILTTKGAQGSCARHAGKTLSHRAMPHACFVNSLGAGDQFLAGFLKAQTLGWPVDKSLRLATRCADAIIAENEARPRADVSWESFLPSII; encoded by the coding sequence ATGATCCAAAACCAAAGTCTTTTTGACGTTGTCGGCATTGGCCGCTCTTACGTTGATGTCATCGCATCAGCTCCTTATGCCCTTCTCAACGACCATGATATTCCCCTCGATACGGGCCGCTTTTTTGATGCACAACAAATCAAAGAGATTCAAGCCAAGCTTAAGTCCCCACAGCACTTTTCCGGCGGCGCTATCCCCAACACCATCGCGGGGGTTGCGGCTCTTGGCGCGCGCGCAGGCTATTTTGGCAACGTCGCGGACGATGATCTGGGGCGCACTTTTTCAGACGACTTGGCGGAGCGCAAGATTGATGATCTTGCCTCAAACCCTCTTACGGGAAATCTTCTTTCCGGAACCTGCATCGTTCTGCTGACCGAAGGGGGCGAACGCAGCTTTGCCCTCCATAAAGGCTGTGTGGATCATTTTAACCCTGCCGATTTTTCTGCCTTTGATTTCTCTTCCACGCGCTATCTTCTTGTCGGCGGCAATTTACTTTCCAACGCTGAAACGGCCGATATTATCGCAAACGCCCTAGAGCAAGCCGCCACGACATCCTGCAAAATCGTTATCACCGTTTCGGAAGTCAGAAACTGGCAAGGCCGCGAGACCTACGCCAACGATATTGTAGCCCGTCATGCCGATATCTTGGTCGGCAATGAAACCGAGATGCAGGCCCTTTTTGCCATAACGGGAGAGATCACCGACCCCGAAAAAATTATTCTGACAACCAAAGGCGCGCAAGGATCCTGCGCTCGCCATGCGGGCAAAACCCTTTCCCACCGCGCCATGCCACACGCCTGCTTTGTCAATTCCCTTGGCGCTGGCGATCAATTTCTGGCTGGCTTTTTAAAGGCACAAACACTGGGTTGGCCCGTCGACAAAAGTCTTCGTCTTGCCACACGCTGCGCCGACGCGATTATTGCCGAGAACGAGGCGCGTCCCCGCGCCGACGTATCATGGGAATCTTTTCTCCCCTCTATTATTTAA
- the hypB gene encoding hydrogenase nickel incorporation protein HypB, with translation MCITCGCSGEQHHDHTHGHDHHHDHAPLGAVHDHEMGATRAVSVEQDILAENNRYAAQNRAAFLAHKIVALNLMSSPGAGKTTLLTKTLEAGRFKAGVIEGDQSTDFDAERIRATGAPAVQINTGAGCHLDGHMVGHALEDLKVDEGTLDGGVMFIENVGNLVCPASFDLGEAAKVVLLSVTEGDDKPLKYAPMFAAADLMLLTKIDLLPHVPFDVERCLGFARQINPKLTILQLSATSGEGMSAWLEWIEGVGKV, from the coding sequence ATGTGCATCACTTGCGGTTGTTCCGGCGAACAGCATCACGATCATACTCATGGCCATGATCACCACCACGATCACGCGCCTTTAGGCGCTGTTCACGATCATGAGATGGGCGCGACCCGCGCCGTTTCGGTCGAGCAAGACATTCTGGCCGAAAACAATCGCTATGCGGCGCAAAACCGCGCGGCATTTCTGGCCCATAAAATTGTCGCCCTTAACCTGATGTCCAGTCCAGGGGCGGGCAAGACGACGCTTCTCACAAAAACGCTAGAGGCCGGACGATTTAAGGCGGGCGTGATCGAAGGTGATCAAAGCACCGACTTTGATGCCGAGCGCATCCGCGCCACGGGCGCTCCTGCTGTTCAGATCAACACGGGCGCGGGCTGCCATTTGGATGGTCATATGGTGGGGCATGCGCTGGAAGATTTAAAGGTTGACGAGGGCACTCTTGATGGTGGGGTCATGTTTATCGAAAACGTTGGGAACCTTGTTTGCCCTGCCTCGTTCGATTTAGGTGAAGCGGCCAAGGTCGTTTTGCTTTCCGTGACGGAAGGTGATGATAAGCCGCTTAAATATGCGCCTATGTTCGCCGCTGCCGATTTAATGCTGCTCACCAAAATTGATTTGCTGCCCCATGTGCCGTTTGATGTTGAGCGTTGCCTTGGGTTTGCGCGGCAGATTAACCCTAAGCTTACGATTCTGCAGCTTTCCGCTACGTCGGGCGAGGGCATGTCTGCGTGGCTGGAGTGGATTGAGGGCGTAGGAAAAGTTTAG
- a CDS encoding UvrD-helicase domain-containing protein: protein MTFGALNQEPESPYWQGLNPAQRAAVEQLDGPILVLAGAGTGKTRVLTSRLAHLLATGKAVPAQIMAVTFTNKAAAEIRERVSGLLGGRSVEGWYLGTFHALAARLLRPHAERVGLKPSFTILGTDDQLRLIKQLLEAENIDDKKSPPRVVLSFIERWKDRGLLPNEVSNDHFDIANGKLPKLYKLYQERLLELNACDFGDLLLHHLTLMRQNPDILEQIQNRFQYLLVDEYQDTNVAQYLWLRLIAQKSKNICVVGDEDQSIYGWRGAEIGNILRFEEDFPGATVVRLEENYRSTGHILAAASALIENNEMRLGKSLWTMADMGDAVQVRTLWDGEEEARWAADEIEALQRRKIPLSQVAIMVRAGFQTRQFEERFIALGIPYRVLVGARFYERAEIRDAMAYLRLVASPDDDLAFERIVNLPKRGVGPAAIQQCHTFARDHGFSLSEAALRLSETDELKPKLRATLQNLMQSFARWRDLLNELPHAEVAQIILDESGYTGMWQADKSPDAPSRLDNLKELISAMAEFDTLPAFLEHVSLVLEVTDNKEIDQVSLMTLHGAKGLEFNFVFLPGWEEDIFPSRLSLAENGNKGLEEERRLAYVGLTRARQKAWISHVANRLVYGSWVNALPSRFLAELPATHVERSSTIGQTAAHRSSSLGGWDEERREKKAPPLWQQLKAGRAHALPHQAQQIEGKAREIAAPRREGRLNVGDRITHGTFGLGTVRRVDGDKLEIAFDKAGLKKVMESFVKAAG from the coding sequence ATGACTTTTGGCGCTTTAAATCAAGAACCCGAATCCCCCTACTGGCAAGGGCTGAACCCTGCGCAGCGGGCGGCTGTAGAGCAGTTGGACGGCCCCATCCTTGTCCTAGCGGGGGCGGGGACGGGCAAGACGCGCGTGCTGACCTCTCGCCTTGCTCACCTTCTAGCAACAGGCAAGGCCGTTCCGGCGCAGATCATGGCCGTGACCTTCACCAACAAAGCCGCCGCCGAAATCCGTGAGCGCGTCTCTGGACTTTTGGGCGGGCGCTCGGTTGAGGGCTGGTATCTTGGAACCTTTCACGCGCTGGCCGCGCGTCTTTTGCGACCCCATGCTGAGCGCGTTGGCCTCAAGCCCTCCTTCACTATTCTTGGCACAGACGATCAACTGCGCCTGATCAAGCAGCTACTGGAAGCCGAAAACATCGATGACAAAAAGTCGCCGCCTCGCGTCGTCCTTAGTTTTATCGAGCGGTGGAAGGATCGCGGGCTTCTCCCCAATGAGGTCAGCAACGATCACTTTGATATCGCAAACGGCAAGCTGCCAAAACTTTACAAACTGTATCAAGAACGCCTGTTAGAGCTGAACGCCTGCGACTTTGGCGATCTTCTTTTGCATCACCTGACGCTGATGCGCCAAAATCCCGACATCTTAGAGCAGATCCAAAACCGCTTTCAGTATTTGCTTGTCGATGAGTATCAGGATACCAACGTCGCGCAGTATTTGTGGCTACGCCTGATCGCGCAAAAAAGCAAAAACATCTGCGTCGTGGGTGATGAGGATCAATCCATCTATGGCTGGCGCGGCGCGGAGATTGGCAACATTCTGCGCTTTGAAGAGGATTTTCCGGGTGCAACCGTTGTGCGGCTAGAGGAAAATTATCGCTCCACGGGCCATATCCTTGCCGCCGCTTCGGCTCTCATTGAAAACAACGAAATGCGCCTTGGCAAAAGCCTGTGGACGATGGCCGATATGGGCGATGCGGTTCAGGTGCGCACCCTGTGGGACGGCGAGGAAGAGGCGCGGTGGGCGGCGGATGAAATTGAGGCACTACAGCGACGCAAAATCCCCCTTTCACAAGTTGCCATCATGGTGCGCGCAGGCTTTCAAACCCGCCAATTTGAAGAACGGTTTATCGCGCTTGGCATTCCCTATCGCGTGCTGGTTGGTGCTCGCTTTTATGAACGCGCCGAAATCCGCGACGCGATGGCCTACCTGCGTCTTGTTGCCTCACCCGACGACGATCTGGCGTTTGAACGCATCGTGAACCTACCCAAACGCGGGGTCGGCCCCGCCGCGATTCAGCAGTGCCACACGTTCGCCCGCGACCACGGCTTTTCGCTAAGCGAGGCCGCGCTTCGTTTGTCGGAAACGGATGAGCTGAAGCCCAAGCTTCGCGCCACGTTGCAAAACCTGATGCAAAGCTTCGCCCGCTGGCGCGATCTTCTTAATGAGCTTCCACACGCGGAAGTCGCACAGATTATTTTGGACGAGTCCGGCTACACAGGCATGTGGCAAGCGGACAAATCGCCCGACGCGCCGTCCCGCCTCGACAACTTGAAAGAGCTGATCAGCGCGATGGCCGAGTTTGACACGCTTCCCGCCTTCTTGGAGCATGTGAGCCTCGTCCTTGAAGTCACGGATAACAAAGAAATTGATCAAGTCAGCCTGATGACTCTGCACGGCGCAAAGGGCCTTGAGTTCAACTTTGTCTTTCTTCCGGGATGGGAAGAAGATATTTTCCCCTCACGCCTATCGCTAGCCGAAAACGGCAACAAGGGGCTGGAGGAAGAGCGCCGCCTCGCCTATGTCGGCCTGACGCGCGCGCGGCAAAAAGCGTGGATCAGCCACGTCGCCAATCGCCTTGTTTATGGCAGTTGGGTGAACGCCCTACCCTCACGCTTCCTTGCCGAATTGCCTGCCACGCATGTCGAGAGAAGCTCAACCATCGGCCAAACCGCCGCGCACCGCTCATCGTCTTTGGGCGGCTGGGATGAAGAACGGCGCGAGAAGAAAGCCCCACCCCTTTGGCAGCAGCTTAAGGCGGGACGCGCCCACGCCTTGCCTCATCAAGCACAACAGATAGAAGGCAAAGCGCGTGAGATCGCCGCACCACGGCGGGAAGGCAGGCTGAATGTCGGGGATCGCATCACGCATGGCACGTTCGGCCTTGGCACTGTTCGCCGTGTGGATGGCGACAAGCTAGAAATCGCCTTTGACAAAGCGGGCCTTAAAAAGGTGATGGAGAGTTTTGTGAAGGCGGCGGGATAA
- a CDS encoding GNAT family N-acetyltransferase, which produces MRTCFIITLLQPKQSRQLEDFLTLGFGESFRPLACDYIACMFSDDYHKPAFLVCEEEGAIIGAAAISEELFTVNTWGISWLAVHPDHQKQGLGSQMIEGCVEEIARRIKVPSTVILAVYDAIAPFYYKAGFSGTTRVHDEGGGLYLTRAVLPKLASSTIARPAL; this is translated from the coding sequence ATGAGAACTTGTTTCATTATCACTCTCCTTCAGCCCAAGCAATCGCGGCAGTTAGAAGATTTTCTGACCCTTGGGTTTGGGGAGAGCTTTCGGCCTTTGGCGTGTGACTATATTGCGTGCATGTTTTCGGATGATTACCACAAGCCTGCTTTTCTGGTATGTGAGGAAGAGGGCGCGATCATCGGCGCAGCGGCGATTTCAGAGGAGTTATTTACGGTCAATACTTGGGGCATTAGCTGGTTGGCTGTGCATCCCGATCATCAAAAACAAGGACTCGGATCGCAGATGATTGAAGGGTGCGTTGAGGAGATTGCTAGGCGGATCAAAGTGCCATCAACGGTTATACTTGCCGTTTATGACGCCATTGCGCCATTTTATTATAAGGCTGGATTTAGCGGTACGACGCGTGTCCACGATGAGGGCGGCGGCCTATATTTGACCCGCGCCGTTCTGCCAAAATTGGCATCGTCGACTATTGCGCGTCCGGCTCTGTAA
- a CDS encoding GGDEF domain-containing protein, whose amino-acid sequence MSDDKNTDLPDVWAKLSIELMAEHGLAPTPDNFAVYYGYFSNSNPNLKMAMGLLIDQDGRLTQSQCTELFLAHLSLEAENKVIQKASGNIVDEINTVMKVLEKSADESNQYNQTLTSFTGALQSNVSIDQIKSAVSRVANETRIMAEQNQRLQSQLTNSTQQLTEMRYNLDVVRKASLSDALTGVGNRKYFDEEIKRAIDESVENNTPLSLLMCDIDFFKKFNDTFGHLIGDEVLKLVAKTLVENLKGRDIIARYGGEEFVILLPQTTVADAERVGNQLRNILATKQVRRRRTNENLGVVTISMGATEYIPNEETDSFIGRADGALYEAKQTGRNKVVPKAAPVTEPDAQ is encoded by the coding sequence GTGAGCGACGATAAGAACACAGATTTGCCTGACGTATGGGCCAAACTTTCCATAGAGCTTATGGCAGAGCATGGCCTTGCTCCAACGCCCGATAATTTTGCCGTCTATTACGGTTACTTTTCCAATTCGAACCCTAACCTGAAAATGGCGATGGGTTTGCTCATTGATCAAGATGGGCGCCTGACCCAATCACAATGCACGGAACTCTTTCTGGCTCATCTTAGTCTTGAGGCCGAAAACAAGGTCATCCAAAAAGCCTCTGGCAACATTGTTGATGAAATCAACACGGTGATGAAGGTTTTAGAAAAATCAGCGGATGAGTCCAATCAGTACAACCAAACGCTGACATCTTTCACGGGAGCTCTTCAATCCAACGTTTCAATCGATCAGATTAAATCAGCCGTGTCCCGCGTGGCAAACGAAACACGCATCATGGCCGAACAAAATCAGCGGCTTCAATCCCAGCTGACAAACTCAACGCAACAGCTAACCGAGATGCGCTATAACCTTGATGTTGTGCGTAAGGCCTCGCTGTCGGATGCGTTGACGGGTGTCGGCAACCGCAAGTATTTTGATGAGGAGATCAAACGCGCCATAGATGAATCCGTTGAGAATAACACGCCTTTATCCTTACTGATGTGCGATATCGATTTCTTTAAAAAGTTCAACGATACCTTTGGGCATTTGATCGGCGATGAAGTTCTTAAACTTGTCGCTAAAACACTGGTTGAAAACTTGAAAGGCCGCGACATCATCGCCCGTTATGGTGGGGAGGAGTTCGTGATCCTTTTGCCTCAAACCACCGTGGCGGACGCCGAGCGCGTCGGCAATCAGCTGCGCAACATTTTGGCCACCAAGCAAGTACGCCGCCGCCGCACCAATGAAAATCTGGGCGTCGTCACCATCTCGATGGGCGCAACAGAATATATTCCCAATGAGGAAACAGACAGTTTTATTGGTCGCGCTGATGGGGCTTTGTATGAAGCCAAACAAACGGGCCGCAACAAGGTCGTGCCCAAGGCCGCGCCAGTTACAGAGCCGGACGCGCAATAG